DNA sequence from the Dehalococcoidia bacterium genome:
GCGGGATCGCCGGTATAGGCAGGGAACTGGATCAGTATCGCGTCAGTGCCTTCGGGATTGTTTGCCAAGAGGTGCGCTGAGAGGGGGTCCAGCGTCTCGAGCCTGTCCAGGATCTGCTGCATCAACTCCCGATTGAGATGCACGTCTGCAGATGCCTGTTTGAAGAGTGACGCCATCTCGGCGTCGTACTTGTCACCTGGTTGACCGCTGTCGTGGGTCCAGTCGCGTATGAGCAGCTCGTAGGAAGCAAGAATCGGACCCGCCGCAGCGCCCGGACGCGTTGCGTCGCTCTCGAAGGCGGACTCGAGATCCTGGACATTCAGAAGGGTACGAGTCTCAGTGGCCTCACCCGTGACGAGGACACTGGTCATTTCCGTAGACCCGCCGACGGCTGTATCGAGCGTGTTCAGGTCCTCCAGCACACTCCCACCCCCGGGGCAGGAGGTCGCGGATGCTGTACTCGGACTTGAGGCCGGTTGCCGCGAAACCTAGCGCGACCGTCACGGCGGTCACGACGATTATGTAGGGAGCGGGCCTTCGCGTGACGGCCCTCCCCAGAAACTCCGCCGTCTTCTCGATACCGGGCAGTGCGGTCGAAATTGGGCGTGCCGGCGGCAGAGTGCCGCGAGACTCCCGACGCCGGTCGATGATCGTCCGGGCGGCTGGGAGCAGCGTCAGCATCACGATGAGGCTCAGTCCTATGCCAAGTCCGGAGATGATGCCGAAGTCGCCCACCATCCCAATCGGTGAGAAGAGGCTTGCAAGCAGGCTCGCGATCGTCGTCATTGCGGCCAGGACGAGCGGTATTGTGACGTTTTGCAGTCCAACCCGAACTGCTGCGACGACAGGGAGGCCGGCAACTCGCTGCTCGCGGTAGTGGGACACGGCCTGGATCGCGTAGTCAACCGTGAGTCCGATGATGATGATCGGCACCATCGACGTTAGCGAATTGGGAGGGCCGGTGATCCCCAGCCCCCCTGGTCCCATCCAGCCCTCGGCGCCGATGATCCAGATGATCGAAATGAAGAGTCCGGCCAGCGTCAGCAGCAGGTCCGATATCGTGCGCATGAAGAGCAGGATCAGCGCCGTGATCAGCAGGAACGCCAGTCCAATTAGCGGCATCATGCCTGTCTCGGTGAACTCCTTGTACTCGTCCTCGATCACCACGAAAGAGACGCTGCTTGCGCGGAGTGGGCCTTCACTGGCGGTCGCGAGCTCGTCGATCCTTCGCTCGGCATCTTCGACTCTCGAGTCGCCGGTGTTTATCAGGCTGACACCAGCGATGGCGACAGGAGTGCCGTCCGAATCGGTTCCGGTCATAAGGTTGATCGCATCGCCAATTCCCGGCGCACCGCGGACGGAGTCGATCTGTGACTACGAGACCGAATCGAAGCTGTCCACCTGGAGCATGGCGCCGATCATCAACGTGGGTGAGAAGACGGGATCTGTTGGAGCCAGTATTCCCCCCACCGCCGGATCCATCACGATGCTATCGATCAGAGTATCCATCTGCGAGAGACCGTCGGGCGTGAGCGCTTCTCCCCGAAAGAGGAGCGTTGACACCCTTACTTCTCCTGACTCCCCGAAGCGTTCTTCGATCTCCGCAATCTCTTCGGTGATTGGACTACCGTCGGGAAGGGCCGCCGCCGCATCCGGTGGAGGCTCACGCAGCGCTGCTCCTGCTGCCAGTGCAACTGTCAACAATAGGAGAACGAGAAGTGTGACCCATGGGCGAACCGTGACAAGCCTGCTAAACCAACTAAGTGCATTGTCCAAGACAGACTCTCCTCTTATGCAGTGATGGTGGCGAGTCGGCTGCTTATCACCGTACGCTCGGCAACATTACTTTATCTAACACAGCTTCATATAATAACTAGGGTAAATGTAGCTGCGCAATGAGATTATCGCCTTAGTCGATCTCAAATTGTCAGCCGATGATATCCCAGTGGACGGCCTCCAATTCTATTCCGAGCTGCGGGCGTCTGCCGATTGACGGCCTTCTTTCCGGTGCGTACCATCCCAGCAGCAGTCGAAGGCGCCATGTCAGTGTCCAATCCAGGAGGCAGGGAGTGAAGTACGACTACATCGTCATCGGAGCAGGTTCGGCGGGCGCGATCCTCGCCACGAGACTTTCTGAAGATCCCAACACCTCGGTGCTGCTCCTTGAAGCGGGCCCGGACTACCCGGACATCGATAGCCTACCTGAGGAGGTCAAGTACGGCTACATGTCGACCAAGAGCGTCTGGGACAGCGACCACAACTGGCAATACATGGCCAGGGGTACAGAAGTGGCCGACATCGAAATCCCTAGGGGCAAGGTGACCGGCGGGTCCAGCGCCATCAACGGGCAGATATTTCTCCGTGGCATCCCGGAGGACTACGACGCCTGGGCAGAGTGGGGGAACGACGAGTGGAGCTTCCAGAAGCTGGTGCCGTACTTCAACAAGGTGGAGACTGACACCACTTACCAGGACGACCCCGGGGACTTCCACGGCTCCAGCGGACCCATCATCTGCCACAGGTTCCCGCAGGAGGAGTGGCGCGAGGGGAACAGGGCATGGTTCGAGGCCTGGCGGGACAACGGGCACCCATACTGTGAAGACCACAACGCTCCCGGCACCGCCGGAGTGGGGCCAACGCCCCTCAACAACCCCAACGGCATCCGCTGGTCCACGTCAATAGGGTACCTGGGACTCTCACGTCACCGGCTCAACCTGACCATCAGGGCCAACGTGATGGTCAAGAAGATACTCTTCGACACCACAGGAGAACGCCCAAGGGCGACGGGCGTAGAGGCCGTTTCCGACGATGAGACTTTTGTCGTGGAGGCCGATGAGGTCATCCTCAGTGCGGGCGCCATCGGGTCTCCCCAGATACTGATGCTCTCCGGCGTCGGCCCGAGTGACCACCTGAGTGAGCACGGAATCCAGACCGTCGTCGACTCGCCGGGCGTCGGACAGAACCTGGCCGACCATCCGCTCATCAGTATATTGTGGGCGACGAAGCCGGAGGTGGAACTGCAACGCTTCGTGCCCAACGGCCAGTTGGTGGTCAGGTACACGGCCGAAGGCTCTTCACTGAAGACCGATATGATCGTCTATCTGTCCGCGGCTGGGGGCAGGAGCAGGCGCATGGGCGGCGAGCACGGCGACCTAGTAGGACTGGGCGCAGGACTTGGTCTGAACCTGGCCCTGTCCAAGGGTGAGCTACGGTTGCGCTCCAATGATTACAGGGACTATCCCTATCTCGACTACAACCTGCTGGACCACGAGGAGGACCTGCGCAGGTACCGGGAGGGCGTTCGCCTCATCGTCAGCCTGGAGGACCATCCCTCGATGTCTGCCATGATCGACGAGAGGGTGTACCCGGAGGACTCGGACCTGGAGTCGGACGAGGCGCTGAACCTGTGGATAAAGAGAAACGTGGGCACCGGGCATCACATCTCCTGTACCGCCAAGATGGGGCCAAGCTCAGACCCGATGGCCGTGGTGGACCAGTACGGCAGCGTCTATGGTGCGGATGGACTGCGGGTCGTGGACGCCTCTATCATGCCGGAGTGTGTGCGGGCCAACATCAACGTCACCGTCCTGATGATAGGCGAGCGCGTCGCAGACTTCATCAAGCAGTGGAAGTAAGGAGCGAGGTCCTCCCAAAGTGACAGGGGTATGTATTCGTACCTTTCACCCTCACCCCAACCCTCTCCCTGAGGGAGAGGGGGTCTGTCGGCTGGCATTCATGCTTGTCTGCGCACTCTTACCTACACTTCTCAGCCCTGAGTAGAGGGGTCTGTCGGTTGACATTCATGCTTGTCCGCACACTTTCACATACCGCCGGCAGCCCGGTACAGAATTCACAGGCCGCCTGAGTTGCGCCCGTCTGTAGCTACGCTCTAGCTGTTTCGTCCGTAGGCGTCGGCGGCGCGCAGCACGGTTGCGTCATCCCCCATACGTCCCACCAGCATCATACCTATGGGCAGGCTATCGGATACTCCGCACGGCACCGAGATGGCCGGATGGCCGGTTACGTCGAATGGGCAGGTGTTTGGAATCATTTCCAGAGCTCGGTCAGTGTACTCCTGCCTGCTGCAATCGGCGGGCGGGATAACCGTCGCCTTCATCGGCAGGGTAGGCATCACCAGCAGGTCGTACTCGCTGAGCGCCTGGTCATAGGCGGCGGTCAACATTCTGGCCAGGTTCTGAGCCTTGGAGTAGTAGCGGCCATGATACCTGTCCTGCATGTACTGTCCCATCAAGACCACCAGCTTGGTGGTCTCCGACAGATCGTCGGCCCTGCTCTGCCATCCGTGAGCGTAGATGTCCTGTAATCCGGTGGTGTAGTGGCCCTTCCAGTTGGTGCCCATGCTGTTTCCGGCCACCATCAGCATCGTAGCTCCCTCCACCGCGATGGCCCTCCAGAGGTGAATCCCATCCAGGTGCCAGGGTATGGAGACCGTTTCCACCTGCGCCCCCATGCTCTCGAACGAGCGGGCCGCGTTTTCCACCGCCTCGTCCACGTCCGCTTCAGACTCATCCAAGCCAAACCCTTCCTGCACGATGCCCAATCGGAGACCAGTCACGTCCCCTGTCAGCGCCTGTGTATAAGCTTGTCCGGGAAGTCCGGCCTTCTGCCTCGGGTCCAGCCCATCGGGTCCGGCGATTGCTTCCAGCAGCAGTGCAACGTCGGCGGCAGTCCGTGCCATTGGCCCCGTGTGGTCCAGGGTTAGCTCAATTGGAAAGACTCCGGTGTAGGGGACCAGCCCGTAGGTTGGTTTGAGTCCGTAGATGCCGCACCATCTGGCCGGTATCCTGATCGACCCGCCCTGGTCGCCACCGATGGCCATGTCCACCTCTCCCGCTGCAACCAATGCCGCGCTGCCGCTGGAGGAGCCTCCGGCAGTGCGCGAGTGGTCGTGAGGGTTGTGGACCGGACCGGTGTCAGACGTATGGCTGCCGCCGGAGAAGCACAAGCTCTCGCAGACCGCCTTGCCCTTGATGGAGCCGCCGGCATCGAGAATCCGGGTGACTATGGTGGCGTCTACGTCTGGGACGTAGCCTTCAAGAACGCTGGTGCCGTTCATCATGGGAACGCCTGCCACGCAGACGTTGTCCTTGATGGCCACCGTCTTGCCGGAGAGAGTTCCTCCCTGAGGGCCTGTTATGTCGCAGCGCCAGTACCAGGCTCCCAATGGGTTGTCTTCCGGCTGGGGTCGTGCCCCTGGCGATCTCGGGTATTTGACCGGCAAGCTGGGCGCGGTAAGCTGGTCCAATCGGGCGTACGAGTCGAGGATGGGTTGGCTCAACTCAATGTAGGACTCGATGTCGGCGAGCGACGGGTCCAGGTTGTATTCCTCCGCTATTCGGGAAAACTCTTCGACAGTAGGGCGTCGTGCCGCCATGATGATTACCTCCGGTATATGTCTGAATGCCACCGCCAAACGCCGTGCGGCGAGGGTCGATTTCAATCAGAAAAGGTCTGAACAAGGCGCGGTACGGAACGCTGGGTCGGTAATGTGCGCTAGTCAGTGATGTAGGTGTGTGTGATGACCTCCCACACGTGACCATTCTCACAGTCGAAGTAGAACCCGCGTCCCTGGTTCTCGTGGTTGATCTTGCCGTCCGTCCGCGAACGTGGCCCACTCCCGAAGGCGATCCCCTCGTCCTTGACGCGCTGCAGCACCGCATCGAACTCCTCGTCCGAGGCCAGAAAGGCGTAGTGGTTGGAGCGTGGGTCGTCCGAGTCATCGAAGTCGAGCGTCAATGTATCGTTGACCTTGACGGGCGCGAAGTGTCCCCAGGTACCCTCGTACTTCAGTCCGAAGATGCGGGCGATGAACTCCGCAGACTTCACCTTGTCGTAGGCGGGTACGATTGTGTGATCGAGCTGCAGTGGCATGGTAGACCTCCCTGGGTATGCTCCTTCGGCGTTGGGCCTTAGCACCTGAATGTGTGATAAGTTGCACTCTAACAGCCAGCCTGCGTTTTAGGTATCGAGTTAGCTTTGCAGCTCGCACATGGAGGACAATTGCCATGCCGTTCTATGAAAGAGGGTCAACCAGCATCTACTACGAAGAGGTCGGCTCCGGGTTTCCGCTGATGATCATTTCAGGCGGCGGGCTCAACTCCAGCATCGCATCACTGAGTTCGGCGGTGCCGTTCAATCCCATGGAGACCTACAAGGACGACTTCCACTGCATCGCTGCAGACCTGCGCAATGCTGACGGGGGACAGTCCAGCGGCCCGCTGGAGATCGACCGCCCCTGGGACGCCTACTCCGAGGACCAGTTAGGGCTGATGGACCATCTCGGCATCGACAAGTTCCTGGTCATGGGTTTCTGCATCGGCGGGCCGATGATCCACAACCTGCTCAGGCTTGCTCCTGACCGCGTCGTGGCAGCGGCGCTGATGCAGCCCAGCGGATTCAACCCTGACGCGCCGAACATCTTCTACGAGAACAACACATCGCGATGGGCACCGCCTCTTCGCGAAAGGCGGCCTGAAGTCACAGAGGGAATGGTCCACGACTTCCTGACCAGCATGTACACCAGCCGCGCCGACTTCGTCTTCACTGTTTCGCGCGACTTCGTGCGTGCGCTGCAGACACCGCTCCTGATTGCGCCTGACAACGTGCCTGCGCACCCGTATGAGTGCGCGATGGAGGTCGCCGACCTTGCGCCGAACTCCGAGGTCACTATTTTCCCCTGGAAGAACACGCAGGAGAACATCGACAACGTTGTAGACCACGCCCGGCGCTTCCTGAAGGCTCACCAGCCGGTAGCCGCGAAAGCCTAGTGGAATAGAGGGTATTGGGAACGGGCGGCCCTTCGACAAGCTCAGAGCCTGCCCCGTACTTGATACGGGGGCGAACGAGAGATTGACGGCGAGACGAAAACGAAGGGGTCCTGCCCTTATCAGTTAACCGGCAACTCCCGGCCGGTGTCTGACGCCTGCTTGAGGGTGTCTATGAAGCGATGCAGATCAACTGCTGTGTCGAACGTCGGCGCACGGTTGTGTCCGGTCCGTATCGCCTCTGCGAACAGGGTGTATAGCTGTCCGACGTTGAAGGGGTCGCCTTGAGGGAAGTCGGACGGCACATAGACGAAACGGTCAGGTATCTCCAGGTCCTGCAGTTCATTGCTTCCCCGTGCGCCCTGTACACGTAGCATCTCGCCACGCTGCGATGAGACGCTCCCAGTGGTGATCAGGGTGCCTTCGCGTCCGTAGATCTCCATCCGAAAGCCGGTGCCGGCCCAGGGGATAGCTCCGACGTGGACCGACACTGCCGCGCCGCTCTCCAACTGTCCGCTGACTCGCACGTTGTCCGGCGACGTGACATCCACGAACTGCTGTGTGTCGGTCTCGTACCATTGCCCGGCCTGAGTGCTGACCATGCACGCCACACGGGCGAAGTCGCCGGCTACGAAGCGCAGGGCGTCGATGACGTGTCCATTTGCGATTGTCAGGGTGTTCGCGCCCTGGGTTACATCTCGCTGCCATGTGTCGCTGGAAGGGCGTTCCAGTGCGCCAGCGCGCATGGTGGTCACGTGACAGGAGATCACCTCTCCCACATATCCGGTTTCAAGTAGATCTTTGACAAACAGCAGAGCGGGACTGACTCGAGACTGCAGGCCCACTGCGGTCTGCACACCCTTTTCTCTGGCCAGGTTCGCAAGTTCCACGGCTTCGGCGGTGTTCTGTCCCAGAGGCCACTCGGTGAGGACGTGCTTGCCGGCTTCTATGGCGGCCTTCGTTGGTCCGTAGTGCGATGGCACGCGAACGACCACAGCCACAGCGTCGACTTCAGGCGATGCTGCCATCTCTTGGAAGTCGTGGAAGGCGAGCTTCGCTCCGAAGGCCTGACGAGCTTCTTCTGCGCTCTCGGGGCGGGTAGTGCAGACTGCGGTCATCTCAACATCCGGACTGGACAGCAGCGCAGGGAAATGCGATTGAGATGCCCAGGTCGCGTTTACGTTCGCACCCACGAACCCCAGGCGGATCTTGTTTGCCATGACTAGAGCTCCTTACTTGGTTGGCGCCAGGATAGCGGTTCTCGCTCAGCCCTGAGGTGTATCCGAACCTCTACGGTTCGCCAATGACCTTGGGGTCAGCTCGAACAGGGGCTCGTCTCCCTGGAAGAATCGCTCGAGTTCGTCGACCATCAGGGTGAAGAATCGCTGGTAGCTTGTCTGCGTCACGCCCGCAATGTGAGGACTCAGGAAGACGTTGGGGAGACCGATGATCTCGCTGTCCGCGGGAATCGGCTCTGGGTCGAACACGTCCAGTCCAGCAACGATGTCTCCACGTTCGAGGCGAGCTATGAGGGCGTTGCTGTCGACAATAGCGCCGCGCGACACGTTCACGAAGACCGAGTTGGAAGTGATCATGTCGAGTTCGCGCTGGCCAATCATTCCCTCCGTGGCAGGTGTGAGGGGAGCAAGGCAGACGATGACGTCTGACTTCGAGAGCACGTTTTCGAGCGAGGTCTTCACAACGCCGATCGCGTCCGGCATCTCGCTGGGCAGATAAGGATCGTAGACTCGAATGTCCACGTCGAACGGTCTGAGGTACTTCACCAGCCTGCGTCCTATGTGGCCGCATCCGATCAGTCCGACCCGTTTGCCGGTCAACTCGCCGTTGATGTATCCAAATTCGTCGCGAGCGGGTTGGGCAGCGTCTCCCGCCAGAATGCGCCTGAAACTTGCTCCCGCATTGCGGAGAGATATCAGGATCAGTGCAAGCGCCCACTCGGAGACCGGATAGGACGAACCCTGCGTGGTGTCGACCGTTCGGATGCCGCGCTCCCAGGCCGCCTCCACGTCGATGCGGTAGGCGAACCTGTCTCCCTCCAGTTCACCAATGATCTTGAGATCTGGTGCGGCGTCCATGACTTCGGCGCTTATTAGCGGGGAGCCGTGGGAAACGACCAGGCCATCGACGTCCGCGGCCCGTTCGATGAGTTGCCTGATCGCGTCAGGGTTCTCGTTCGGCCCGAACTGGACGCCTCCCTCCAAGTGTAGCCACTCCCAGTCGGCCAACTCGGAGAGCCGTTCCAGGTCCGAAGCCAGGAAGCTCATATCGCGCACGCGCTGGTCGCATACGATCAGTACCTTGCGCTCGGAAGTTGTCATGGCATTTTCCTTCGGAGTCGGTCAGACTATGGACGGCTCGTGTTGGTGGACATTATACGTTCAGCACCCGGGCATTGTCAGACTGTCTTCGTTGACGGTCTATATGCCCGATGCTACACTCGGCGCCATCTTACGTGGCTTGGGAACAAGGCGTCTCACCGCCTTTCTGGCTCCCGGTCAGGGACGTAATCACATGAGCTTTCGGTTGGGAGTCGATGTCGGGGGGACGTTCACCGACCTCGCCCTCTACGACACCGATACCAACCGTCTCGAATTCGCCAAGACCCCTTCCACGCCGGTCAACCAGGCCCTCGGAGTAGCGGCCGGAATCCGCGAACTGATGGACCGGCACGCCGTTTCCCATGACCGGATCGACTTCTTCATTCATGGCACAACGGTAGCGACGAACACGCTCCTGGAGCGCAGTGGCGCGAAGACAGCGCTGATCGTTACCGCGGGATTCCGGGATGTCCTGCAGATCGGTCGGCAGGACAGGCCCGACCTCTACGACTGGCGCATTCGCCGTTCCGACCCGCTGGTCCCACGCAGCCTGCGCTTTGAGGCACAGGAGAGAGTAATTCACACCGGAGAGGTACTGAAGCACCTGGAGCCAGAAGCGCTGGATGTCATAGTCAAGAGCATCAGGGAGGCTGAAGTCGACGCTGTTGCCGTGTGCCTCCTCCACTCCTACGCCAGCCCTGTCCACGAACAGGCCATTGGCGACGCCATACGCCGGGAACTGCCGGACATCCCCGTATCGCTCTCGCACGAGATACTGCCGGAGTTCAAAGAGTACGAGCGGATGAGTACGACGACGATTAACGCTTATGTCGCGCCGGTAATGGAGCGTTACCTGCGCCGGCTCGAAGAGAGTATCGCCGACGTGGGGATCAACTCGGACCTGTACATCATGCAGTCCAACGGCGGGACGATGGGTGTGGAGACGGCCATCGAGCGTCCCGTACATACGATCCTCTCGGGGCCGGCGGCAGGTGTCATCGGCGCCGTCGCCATCGCTCAGCAGGCGGGGGAAGCCAACAGCATCTCGATCGACATGGGAGGAACGAGCTTCGACGTGTCTCTCTCGTTCCGGGGCGAAGTCCGCCGGACCCAGGAAAGCGAACTGGAGCGTCTCCCGGTCAAGGTGCCGATGGTGGACATTCACACGCTCGGCGCGGGTGGAGGAAGCATCGCGTGGATAGATCCTGGCGGAGCGCTGAGGGTTGGTCCGCAGAGTGCAGGCGCTGAGCCCGGGCCTGCCTGCTACGGCAATAGGGGCACTGAGGCGACGGTAACGGACGCGAATCTTGTTCTCGGCAGGCTTGGGGCGACGAGTCTGCTCGGCGGCACGATGACCCTCGATGAGGAGTTGGCCCGAAATGTCATCACTGAGCGCATCGCCAAGCCTCTGGGTCTCACAGTGGAGGAGGCAGCCGAAGGCATCGTGCAGGTCGTCAACGCCAGCATGGTAAAGGGTATCAGGGTCGTTTCGGTCTCCAAGGGCTACGACCCGCGCGAGTTCTGCCTCGTGGCATTCGGTGGAGCGGGGCCGGTACATGCCTCGGAGCTTGCCGACGAGATGGACATTCCCACAGTGCTAGTTCCCGTCGCTCCGGGCGTCACCTCGGCGCTGGGTCTGCTGATGGCCGACCTGAGACACGATTTTGCGCAAACCGTGCTCAGGCCGGGTGATGAACTGTCGCCGACCGAGATCACGTCCTGGTACGAGCACCTGGAGTCGCAGGCGATGGAGCAAATGGCCCGCGAGGATGTCGCGCCAGGAGATGTGTCTCTCATTCGTGCGGCGGACGCTCGATACGTCGGACAGGGCTATGAGTTGGAGGTACTGGCTGCATCCGGCATACTAGAACAGGGCGACGTCGATGAGATCGTCGAGCGATTCCACGACGCACACGTACGCACGTACGGCTACGCCTCGCGGGATAACGCGGTCGAGGTCGTCAACCTCCGGGTCACGGCGCTGGCGTCCATGCCTCGGCCAGACCTCACCAGTGATTCACGGAGCAAAGCCGGAGACCCGTCTCGCGCCCGTACTGGAGAGCGGAAGGTGTACTTCCGCAATGAGCCGAAGTCGACGAGCATCTACGATAGGTCAGGCCTCCGTCCCGGCGACGTGATCGAGGGGCCTGCAATCGTAGAGCAACTTGACTCCACGACGGTCGTTTGGGAGGGTCAGGTGGCCACCGTAGACAACTACCTCAACCTACTCATTGCCAGTAGACCCAAGTAGATTCCGCCATGGACAACGGCAGTTACGAACTTCTCTCGAACCAGGTAGGCAAATGACGCAAACGAACGTCGATCCGATCACACTGGAGGTTATGCGCAATGGGTTTTACTCCATCGCGGACGAGATGATCGCCGCGCTGATCCGGGCGAGCTACTCCACGAACATCAAGGACCGCCGGGATACGTCGGGAGCGATCTACACGGGCTCCGGAGACGTGGTGGTGGTGGCGCAGAGCGAGATTGGCACACCGCTGCACCTGGGGACGATGCACTCCGCCGTCCTGACGGCCATGGACCAGTACCCGTTCGAGGAGTTGGAGCCGGGCGATGCCGTCGCGCTCAACACGCCCTATCCGGCCGGTCCCGGCCATCTCAACGACCTCGCGCTGATTTCGCCGGTGTTCTATGAGGGCGAGCTTATCGCAATCACCGCCAACCAGGCCCACCATGTCGACATGGGTGGATTTGCTCCGGGGTCGATGCCGTTCGGTGTCACGGAGATCTTCCAGGAGGGTCTGCAGATACCAACCGTGCGCCTCTTCCGCAAGGGACAGCTCGACCGCGACCTGTGGGCTCTAATCTCTCAGAACGTTCGCCCCAGGACCGAAGTGAGGGGTGATCTTCTTGCCCAGTACGCCGCCAACAGCGTTGCCGAGCGCCGGCTGACTGACCTCGCGTCTCGGTATGGACCCGTTATGGTGAAGCGATACCTCGATGAGATGCTCAACTACTCAGAGAGGCGCATGAGGGCCGCGCTGAAGCAGATACCCGTAGGCACCTACGAGTTCGAGGACGTGATGGAAGGCGACGGCATAACGGATTCGCAGATAACCATCCGCGTCAGAATCGAATCGAAGGGGGACGCGTTCGTCGCTGACTTCACGGCGAGCGACGACGCCTGTAAGGGCCCTCTCAACTGTCGTTGGCCTTCCGTCGCAGCCTGCGTCTACTACGTGCTCAAAGCCTGCCTCGACCCGGAGCTTCCGCCCAATGCGGGCGCGTACCGTCCCATCGACGTCAGGGTGCCTGCGCGGTACCCGACAGCCGTGTGCAACGCCAACATCATCACCACGCAGCGGATTACCGACGTGCTGCTCGGTGCACTCGCGCCGGTGATTCCCGAAAAGGTACTGGCGGCCTGCTCGGGCACGATGAACTTGCTCAATATCGGCGGTATCGACCCGCGGAACGGCATCTACTTCAACTATGTAGAGACCTATGCGGGCGGGCAGGGCGCGATGCACGACTTGGACGGGATGGATGCCGTGCAGAACCACATGACGAACACT
Encoded proteins:
- a CDS encoding VOC family protein, whose translation is MPLQLDHTIVPAYDKVKSAEFIARIFGLKYEGTWGHFAPVKVNDTLTLDFDDSDDPRSNHYAFLASDEEFDAVLQRVKDEGIAFGSGPRSRTDGKINHENQGRGFYFDCENGHVWEVITHTYITD
- a CDS encoding alpha/beta fold hydrolase; translated protein: MPFYERGSTSIYYEEVGSGFPLMIISGGGLNSSIASLSSAVPFNPMETYKDDFHCIAADLRNADGGQSSGPLEIDRPWDAYSEDQLGLMDHLGIDKFLVMGFCIGGPMIHNLLRLAPDRVVAAALMQPSGFNPDAPNIFYENNTSRWAPPLRERRPEVTEGMVHDFLTSMYTSRADFVFTVSRDFVRALQTPLLIAPDNVPAHPYECAMEVADLAPNSEVTIFPWKNTQENIDNVVDHARRFLKAHQPVAAKA
- a CDS encoding Gfo/Idh/MocA family oxidoreductase, which translates into the protein MANKIRLGFVGANVNATWASQSHFPALLSSPDVEMTAVCTTRPESAEEARQAFGAKLAFHDFQEMAASPEVDAVAVVVRVPSHYGPTKAAIEAGKHVLTEWPLGQNTAEAVELANLAREKGVQTAVGLQSRVSPALLFVKDLLETGYVGEVISCHVTTMRAGALERPSSDTWQRDVTQGANTLTIANGHVIDALRFVAGDFARVACMVSTQAGQWYETDTQQFVDVTSPDNVRVSGQLESGAAVSVHVGAIPWAGTGFRMEIYGREGTLITTGSVSSQRGEMLRVQGARGSNELQDLEIPDRFVYVPSDFPQGDPFNVGQLYTLFAEAIRTGHNRAPTFDTAVDLHRFIDTLKQASDTGRELPVN
- a CDS encoding amidase, whose translation is MAARRPTVEEFSRIAEEYNLDPSLADIESYIELSQPILDSYARLDQLTAPSLPVKYPRSPGARPQPEDNPLGAWYWRCDITGPQGGTLSGKTVAIKDNVCVAGVPMMNGTSVLEGYVPDVDATIVTRILDAGGSIKGKAVCESLCFSGGSHTSDTGPVHNPHDHSRTAGGSSSGSAALVAAGEVDMAIGGDQGGSIRIPARWCGIYGLKPTYGLVPYTGVFPIELTLDHTGPMARTAADVALLLEAIAGPDGLDPRQKAGLPGQAYTQALTGDVTGLRLGIVQEGFGLDESEADVDEAVENAARSFESMGAQVETVSIPWHLDGIHLWRAIAVEGATMLMVAGNSMGTNWKGHYTTGLQDIYAHGWQSRADDLSETTKLVVLMGQYMQDRYHGRYYSKAQNLARMLTAAYDQALSEYDLLVMPTLPMKATVIPPADCSRQEYTDRALEMIPNTCPFDVTGHPAISVPCGVSDSLPIGMMLVGRMGDDATVLRAADAYGRNS
- a CDS encoding hydroxyacid dehydrogenase, whose amino-acid sequence is MTTSERKVLIVCDQRVRDMSFLASDLERLSELADWEWLHLEGGVQFGPNENPDAIRQLIERAADVDGLVVSHGSPLISAEVMDAAPDLKIIGELEGDRFAYRIDVEAAWERGIRTVDTTQGSSYPVSEWALALILISLRNAGASFRRILAGDAAQPARDEFGYINGELTGKRVGLIGCGHIGRRLVKYLRPFDVDIRVYDPYLPSEMPDAIGVVKTSLENVLSKSDVIVCLAPLTPATEGMIGQRELDMITSNSVFVNVSRGAIVDSNALIARLERGDIVAGLDVFDPEPIPADSEIIGLPNVFLSPHIAGVTQTSYQRFFTLMVDELERFFQGDEPLFELTPRSLANRRGSDTPQG
- a CDS encoding GMC family oxidoreductase N-terminal domain-containing protein, encoding MKYDYIVIGAGSAGAILATRLSEDPNTSVLLLEAGPDYPDIDSLPEEVKYGYMSTKSVWDSDHNWQYMARGTEVADIEIPRGKVTGGSSAINGQIFLRGIPEDYDAWAEWGNDEWSFQKLVPYFNKVETDTTYQDDPGDFHGSSGPIICHRFPQEEWREGNRAWFEAWRDNGHPYCEDHNAPGTAGVGPTPLNNPNGIRWSTSIGYLGLSRHRLNLTIRANVMVKKILFDTTGERPRATGVEAVSDDETFVVEADEVILSAGAIGSPQILMLSGVGPSDHLSEHGIQTVVDSPGVGQNLADHPLISILWATKPEVELQRFVPNGQLVVRYTAEGSSLKTDMIVYLSAAGGRSRRMGGEHGDLVGLGAGLGLNLALSKGELRLRSNDYRDYPYLDYNLLDHEEDLRRYREGVRLIVSLEDHPSMSAMIDERVYPEDSDLESDEALNLWIKRNVGTGHHISCTAKMGPSSDPMAVVDQYGSVYGADGLRVVDASIMPECVRANINVTVLMIGERVADFIKQWK
- a CDS encoding MMPL family transporter, with amino-acid sequence MTGTDSDGTPVAIAGVSLINTGDSRVEDAERRIDELATASEGPLRASSVSFVVIEDEYKEFTETGMMPLIGLAFLLITALILLFMRTISDLLLTLAGLFISIIWIIGAEGWMGPGGLGITGPPNSLTSMVPIIIIGLTVDYAIQAVSHYREQRVAGLPVVAAVRVGLQNVTIPLVLAAMTTIASLLASLFSPIGMVGDFGIISGLGIGLSLIVMLTLLPAARTIIDRRRESRGTLPPARPISTALPGIEKTAEFLGRAVTRRPAPYIIVVTAVTVALGFAATGLKSEYSIRDLLPRGWECAGGPEHARYSRRRVYGNDQCPRHG